The following nucleotide sequence is from Siniperca chuatsi isolate FFG_IHB_CAS linkage group LG2, ASM2008510v1, whole genome shotgun sequence.
CTCAAGTTCAACAAAACCTACATCTACCCTACCTGGGCTTATGCTTTGGGCTGGTCCCTTGGactgttctgtgttttactggTTCCTCTGTGGGTCATCTTTAAAGTTACTTACATGAAAGGGACGATATGGCAGGTATGTACtcagtaaagaaaaataaatattatgaaAACACGATTAAAGTCTTATGTGATCTAGATCTGACACAATTAGTCAATAATTGACCAGTTCCAGCacttcaaatgtgaatatttgctagtttctcttagtcttctatgataataaaaataatatctttaggttttggactgttggctggacaaaacacacaatttaaGTATGTCGACTTGAGCTATTTTTCACTATCTTcagacatttcatagaccaaacgattaatcaagaaattTGTcatcagattaatcgataatgaaaataatcattacaaTGTTAGATCAGTTTATATTAATATGAAATCTTtttatatgtaaatagtttgtgaTTTAAGCCTTATTCTTGCCTTAGTACCTTTGCTCCTTTAATTTGCTTTAAATAAACCTAACTTTTGAGCTGTGACGCAGAGGCTGGAGTAAGTCTACAAGCATTTTTTGATAGTTTACACTTTCAACTTTGTGTCATGTCTAATAGTTtgattttgttgtcattttagtAATAATTTACATAATAAAGTGTACTTTCCGTTTCATAGCTTTAATTCTTGCTTATTTTAATTAGTTAAGACTTTGTCTGAGAACAAAGGAATACAGTAAAACTGTGTGGTTGCCTGTGTACTTTGACCTAATTAACTGAAGGACGCAGAGTCCCTTACAGCTGTGAAAACTGAACATATCCAAACAAATTTGTCTTACTATtcttaagtaaataaataagcattatttatatagcacttttcaaaacagcggtttcaaagtgcttcacagttaataaaaatgtataatagtacacagcatgaaaacacaaaaacatactcAACAATAAAAGCACTATAACAAGCAAAGCAATGCATAATAGTACTCAGAAATGCATAATTGTACACAGCATAAAACAGCAAGTGAAAACTACAATttataaaatggaaacaaaacaaatactcaaTGATAAAAGCaatataacaaacaaaactaaattaaaagacACATGAAACCAATAGGAATTGCAAGCAGCGAACTTATAAAAACGCCAGCCTATACAAGTGGGTTAAAAGGCACAAAACTCAAACttaagttttttaaaatgcGGTACAGACTCAGCTGACCTGACCTGAGGATCTTGAACTGAATTTTTAAGCGTTCAGGAAGCTAATGTAGTGGGCCAGAATGGGGATAATGTACTCTCTTTGCTGGGTGTCGTCTGCTTAACAATGGTTGGCAACGACCTTAAACTGACAAATAATATGACCAAGGGGGAGCATGTACATGCTGATCAAGATGGGACCAAGGATTGATCCTTGTGGAACCCCACACGACATATGAGCTGACGATGAGACAAAATCATCAATAGTCACCCTGAAAGATCTCTCTGTAAAATGCACTTCCATCTATGCCGACTCAGTGCTTTAGTCTATCCAGCAAGATGGTATGATCGACGGTGTCAAAGGCGTCAGACAAGTCTAACAATACTAAAATGGAGAGATGGCTAGAATCTGCATTCATAAGAAGATTGTTAGTGACTTTCAGCAGAGCAGTTTCGGTACTATGCAGTTGACATAGTACTGCACTGCACTTCAATAGTCTGTCTAATGTGAACTGACTGGCTGTTGTATCACCATCCTGTTTCTACAGAACCTCCGGCAGCTTTGCCACCCTGAAAACAAGATGCACAGCACAGCAAAGCAACCTGAGCAATGCCCTTTGAACCCAGACAACCCTACACCTGCTGCCAATGAATACAAGGGAAGTGGTGGAGCTGAGATGGAGATGCAAATGTGAGAAGCTGAACATTTTTGATAGGgtttaaaatgtgatatttttattttaaactccAGGTTTTACAAGCTAAGCATTTTTAAGAAATtatgaaaagcaataaaattcGGAAGACTTCCAACTCTACTGGGTTACCACATCAGGTCTGCAACCTGCACAATAAGCAGTGAGTCTTGTGTCACTGTAAGATGTCTGTGCTGTAGACCTACattgtaaacatacagtattgagAAGACAAAGTTTTCAAAGTTTTTAAAAGCTATTTTCAGATAAAGCAAACCTTCAATGTGTGTGATTAAGTTAAGTTTTTGAATGCCACCTCCATAGAGGATCAGGAGATGCCAATCTCGATCATCACTGCCCACTAAGATGCACTGATGCCACAGATTTTTAGGCAATCCCACCCccctaaaaatgaaaaaataaaacaaaatttaaaaaatctccAACTCCAAAGGGAGCTGATGTATTCATTAATGCAGAATGCATTTATAAGGAATTCATATAAGTGATAAATGTTCCCTATTCATTCTTTGCTAAGCTTACCggtatatatatttaaaatagtttacCTTATACATGTCCAGAAGCAggaaatttaaatttaagtaTAAATTTTATCTGTATTATCTGGCTCTATTAGctttatgttatatatttttatgttgttgcaTTTATTTACCTACATATCTGTTATTAAATTCACCAACCATTTGTTATAATACAGTGGGGACCATAATCCTGAGTCTGCTAACTACAGTACAGACAGTACAGTCTACATTTTGCTTTGCTGTGTAAACTGATTGCCAATCCCACCACACTCCTCACATCTCACTGAATGATGTGATTTATTTACGGGTCTTCACACTCACAGTTTATCATATGGAGAAATGTTTGAGTGGATTAATTGTGCAGATTGATATTCTGcttaaaataatacaacagACTTAACAGACTTACTaatactgtttttgtgtggcaCATTGAGGTTGTTACCCCTTGATAAATGCTTGCTCTGCTTAGTAGGTTGTTACTGACAAGTTGAATGTATAGAGTAGCAAAGTGAGCCTAATTTCAAGTGTCCAGGGTTCCAGAAGTAAaagtcatatttattttctgcataGAAATGTGAGGTCCAAGGCTTGGATGGGCATGAAATTCTCCTGTTTGAATCGGTAcaaaaattcagttaaaaagTAAAgcttaaaaagacaaatttaaaaGAGTGTGTTCATGAAAACTTCTTGAGAGAAGTCCCAGACCCCAGTGTTTCTATGTTGACGAACActgaagttaaaataaaataaaaattttcaaatatgaatttaaaatgGGGAAATATTTCTGGAACCCGCACCTCTGACTACAGGAAATGTATCGTTTGACAGATGTTAGAAAAGTCTTCAGTTAATGTTGTGCAAACAAGATATTCAGATATATTTCAATGTCATACATGCAACATTTTTAGTAGGCAACTCAGACTTTTGGCCCCCActgtagttgttttttattaatgttgtcTAGAAAATTGGAAAATTGACTTTGAATTCTTGGCTACGTCAAAGATGTATTGACAGGAGAGCGAAGGTGGTTCACTAAAACTGCTGAAGTAACAACATTCTCAGACATAATGTGTATTATGTCAAAATGTTGTAAACACATTGTACCTGAAGTACAAATCAATGCAATAACTGCAACAGCTTCACTGTTCATAATAGGACTTGCAAGCTGGTTTCCATGGAGAGTTTGCTACTCAAATAAATTCACGATGTTACTGATTTCATATTAGAGGAGCTCCTTCAGGTCGGCTTTTTGAGTTCTTCCAGTCTTATTGTGTATCTTTGACAGCAGTCGTTGCTCTCACTGACTTATTTTAGCATATTGCAGTTAATGCTGTTCCCACCACCAGTAAATCACAAAAGTGCACTTTGTCCGGTTACTTAATGTGGACTTTGTATAAGCaatgtaaaactgtttttttgtcaaattatatCCGTGCTATGAGAAAtcaataaatgttgttttatattgtgcTGATTTTGAATTCATTCTGAATTGTTTATACACTCTATATTTaaattcactttgtttttttattgtatagTGTCCCTGACACAACTAAAAGCACTTTGCTATACATTTTCCTACACTGAGTTCAGGAGGAAGCTAAACAAATAGCTCATTCATACCTTTGACTAAATAGCACACAGGTGTTTTAATTAGCTGCACCTTCCCTAATTTCCTGTACTTTTCATTCTGTTTGAATGTCTTATACATTTTAACTACTACATTAACCACCTcagaatatttttcttattgttcattcattctctaTCAAGCCAAAGTCAGCTCCAGTAATTTGAGATattcaggtctgtgtgtgtttaagtattGGGGCTGATGTGTTGTTATTTTCgatatttgtttggttttcaggcacttccGTATTATTAAGTGTCAAGTTGGATTCATCAGAGCCACAGCTATATCTAACTTGTAAATACCGCTCATGTCAACATCCAAGTCGTAATTACGATTTTCCCGAAATATCCAATATCCTTAGTGCTTAATAATACGGAACTGCAtgaaaaggcaaacaaatgTCGGCCAAAGTTCGTCATTCAAGGTAATTAAACTCAATTGTATTGCATGTAttgctacagtatgttgtcaatgcacagtattttcaACCCCCCATACAACTCTGCAATCATACAAACGTTTTGAGTTGTGTAAAAGATGTGACCGCTCCAAGTTGTAGCCTACACATGGGGGTTGTTTTCCATTTCTACCATCTCTCCCATGTGACGTAAATGCGGCATCAGTGCTGAACAGCTTTACTATCCGTCTCCTTTGTCAATTCACAATTAAAGCCCCtcgcacacactcaaacacaggtgttttcacttattttgcctgattagacctcttgtCAGGACTATCTGGACATGTACagactgtgtttgattgacatctccgcACTCTTTTGATATTATTTGTTGCATCAGTCAGGGCCGGACAGTTTACACCTGACGCATACTCCAAGTGTAGCTCCTCCTAAGTTCATCTTGAAAAGGGGTCTAATTagacagaatattttaaaacaccTGCAGTGAAGGTGTGAAGGGCCTTTAATTGCACATTCAAGCATGTATTATCATGAATAGTATACTGACCTTCAACATCATTAGACCTTTCATTAGACTTTTTGACTTGTCaatcacaggtgtaactaataacactaataatggctgcattccatttaagTGCACCAGTGCCAGGACTGCATGCTGGCTTATGTGGACATCTAAATGGACTGAATCCATCATTACtagttacacctgtgattttcaaAATAGCCTTATAGGTCAGTTGGCCTCCTTCACACATCaccagtttaaaaaatgtacctCGTAAGGAAGGGAGCGTGAGACTGAGGTATCATTACTAGAACTTGAAAGAAGAACTGGGAAACATTAAAACTAACAAACTGTGGCAGGCATAATCCCCTACCGTCTTAGGACAAGCTCTCGACCTGCAGATGACCTTCCAGTGATGGCAAAGGAAATGACAGGCATCAGTGCCTCACTGCATGTCCCAGATGAtggaaaaaatggcaaaatgtaaagaaatgccAATAAATTCCATGTTgaattagtgatctttagaggtgctggagggcaggttttttgttttttttttacttttgaacatTGCCAGGCTGTTTCCACTTGTTTCTAGTCTcagtgctaagctaagctaaccagctccTGGCTGGAAAGACATGGGGAGTGGtaacaatcttctcatctcactctgcaagaaagcgaataagtgtttcccaaaatggcGAACTATTTGACTTTAAACAGAAAAGTGTGGTTGCATtgttgttaagatatttttattttatttggagaGTGTTGAGCATGGGAGTCGACTTTTGGAtcaatgtgtgacaaaataatctcaactcagaGATGCACTTAGCATCTTTttcaagctaaaacaaaagctACTAAGTGAGTTTTCATCTGTTGCCTAATGCAACCAGAGGCTTGTAAggcttttaaataaaactgtttacTTTTAGAGAAAGATTATCAACAGGCTTCATTAATGCTGACCTCAGTGACCTCTTCTGTACAAGTTCACCTCTGCAACATCTGGAGCTCTTCACGTTCCTCCCCTTTGTCCTTTCCTCAGTGAAGACGAGAGGTCTTTCTAACTGAACAAAAGACCTTTCTAACCTGAACAAACACAGTGACAGGGCATGAAGGGCCTtggtcagggaggtgaccaagaacccaaTGGCCACTGTaatacttttgaaaaaaaaaaataaaaataaaaatgtgtcaagAATAAAGTAAATTTATCAATCCTAAATTAAAtctataacacaataaagtggGTAACAAGCGATGGGGTATCAAAACCTTTAGAAGCCTCGATACTTTGAGCTGTGCAACTATTGTTTTCTTCCTTAAAATGCTTGTGAAACTATTTTGTCACTTTACAACTGTGACTAGTGAATGCAACGTAAAATGTAACCCAGAGCAGTCAACcaatcaaactgtcaaactaacAGCAACACCTTATCAGGCCTGTggtctcatttataaaaatgttcttagATTTATACTTGAACTTAGTCTTGAGATCATTTCCAACAGTGTGCTTACGTTTGATTCATAAAAGATACCGAGCATAAAAAACCTTGCTAAGGCAGGTtctaaaaacccaaagatattcagttaactgtaaagaccaagaaaagcagcaaattatcAAATTTATTAACCTGGaccttttatatttttagcatttttgcttgaaaaattacttaaatgattaatcaattatcaaagtaaagtaaattttttttgtcaatcaaCTTATTGACAAATAGTTGCTGCTCTACTTTATAGTGATACGTAGCTAGGTTTGAATTTTTGTCTGTTCCTCTAACCTTTCATTTAGTACTAGTAATACTGTCACGGATTGATAATTTCCATAGGCTAGCCATGTTATACAATTGAGAAACATGAATCCTAAACATtgaaacatttaacaaacatttattttttttaaaaaacagtgtaaaaaaacaaaaacaaaaaaaacaacagtatttgtttaattGGGTACACTAGCTCTGACTATTTTGATATCATCAACTGGCCGATCTTGACCACTTGTCTCTACCATCCCAATCCGGTTCAGCACTCCCATCCCCTGGCATACTCTTCCAAAGATAGTGTGCTTTCCATCTAACCACTGAGTGGGTCCGAGAGTGAAGAAGAACTGGCTTCCGTTTGTGTCTGGTCCTGCATTAGCCATCGCCAGAATACCGGCACCTAATAGACACACATGAAATGAGAGGATCACAATTTGATGACTTTTCACTGTTACAAGTATCacacaaatattaaatgttagGAATGTGTAACACTAAGTTTTAATCAGATTTCACATCAAGAAATCCTTGAGACAAAACCACAACATTAATTTTAGCATAACATTTGGGATACGTCaactttaataaaattatttgaatatccactcagttaccagtttattaggtacatctagctaaaagtaatgccattaatacaacagccctgctaGTTCAATCATTGTAAAGTGTGCaggagcctttttttttaatttaacaaccTACATTTATCTCCTTGACATCTCCCAACTGGTATTCAATTGGGATTTTCCCACTGTGATTACCTGTGAATTTTAGTACTGGGTTCAGCTCATCTTCAAACTGTTTACCAAATATGGAGGCACCTCCGCGACCTGTTAGGGCAACAAAGATCAGTAAACTACAGATATACTCTCAAGTGAGGTAACTGAACAAGACAATATACAATTATGAACATGTCAGGCTTTATTTGAACAGACTGGTGTTTTACCACTGAAATCTTTTTCCCATGTGACCTTCAGACTGTGAGATTCAATATTGCTCCGTCTATGTTTCACACTCGTTTTGCAAAAGAGCTCACGTTTGCTTTGTCTATCTGTCACTGAAAACGCATTAATAATCCAAAGTGAATGTGATTGATAAATTGCCAAACAAATGTATGAGCATGAGCTACTACATGTGATGTAAGGCATGgtgtgaaatatatttaaatttaaaaataaaaattaagcaTTTTTATAGAGACAATGTTGAAAGGCTCTACACTCCCGATTAAAGCATACATTAAACCACAAGGCCCACAAAATACACAGAGGTTTGGTTGAGACGTAAGCCACTaaatacactacatggccaaaataTATAGACACTCTgaacattacacacacatttggaaCTTGGCTGCAGGCATTTGCTCCCATTCGGCCACATGGGCATTAGTGAGATCGGCCACTGATACTGGGCAATACGGCCTGGCTCACAGATGGCATTCAAATTCAGCTTAAAGGTGTTgaatggggttgaggtcagggctctgtgtaGACCAGAGTCTAGCTCTTTCACACCAAACTCGTAACACAATTTCTTTATGTTGGCCTTCGAAACAAGAAAGGACCTTTCCCAGCTGTTGCTATAAAGTTGGAAGCACcctattttctaaaatattattgtgTGCTGTAGCATAAGATTACCCAGTAACGCTTTATTTTATGGGCCCATTTCCTTATAATTTCCTAGTATTTTCTTGAAAGTTTCCTTGAAAGAACTATATAATTTGGCAGAAATTATAGTGAAAATGGGACATTTTTTGAGTTCAGGTAGTCTTGAGTTTATAAGCAGTTGTTGATTTCCAGAGAAACATCCTGGGAAGAACTGCTCCATTTAAATCATCCTTTATTAATTTTTCAAACTGAATTTTATGCTTGCCTgtagacaaatttcacattttaacatgtttagtcagttttatttataaagcccaatatcacaaatttgcctcacggggctttacaatctgtatatTCAGCTGACTCTACTGGTTATACTAATGGGAAGTGTTCGAATTTAACACTATTATGACCTATAATTAGTGCCAAATTGCATAGTTCCTTCCAGTAAACTTTCACTAGCCCAAACCATGTCCCTGTCTGGAAATATAGTGTATGTGATGAACCCACCTGTTCCTGTAGGGTCTCCTCCCTGCACCATGAAGTCTTTGATTATTCGGTGAAactttgtgttgttgtagtagcCTCTTCTGGCCAGCTCTGCAAAGTTCTTGCAAGTCTTTGGTGCATGTTCCCAGTACAGCTCCAACACAATCGTCCCCATCCTGCAATACACTTTCAGTATTAGCAACGTTATCCAGTGTCTTTGAGCAGCACGGACTTTACTCTATACTCTATCTATACTCAGCAGCACCCTGACGGGGTGCTAAAGATTATTCAAAGCCATAGAAGACATTTCGGTATCGGACAAGTGAGCAAGCCCAACGCTTAGTTAGCATCACcaaacagctaacgttagctaagttagctgacTTCACGTTACTGAGAGCTAGCTAAGTTAGCATTCAAACTCACGTCGTGTCCAGAGCGACTGTTGGCGGCTGCCATGTGTCTGGAGGTATCCCTGACATTATCACTCCAAACAGTACCCTCCAGTAGTCTTTAAACAAATCTGTTTGAATAAAAAGCAAGTGCTTTATCAGCCTAGGACattcattcaattcatttcatggagagtttcttcttctgtggttggTTGCCGCTCATTTCCTCTGCGGAAGTCAGCAACAATTGACTGCCCTCTACTGGACAGTTAAGTAGCCTACTATTTTgtagtacttgtactttacttgagtatttccattttctgctactttatacttctcctccactacaattcagagggaaatattgtactttttactccagtccaccacattattttttttatctttagttactagtttatttgcagattcagattaataatacaaaatataaacaacaaatatattATGATGTGTTATTATCGGTTAATGtaagactttattgattccacgagctgcagctgcattaccagctgcaacattaaagtgatgtacacattaacgCTTG
It contains:
- the ppil1 gene encoding peptidyl-prolyl cis-trans isomerase-like 1, which encodes MSGIPPDTWQPPTVALDTTMGTIVLELYWEHAPKTCKNFAELARRGYYNNTKFHRIIKDFMVQGGDPTGTGRGGASIFGKQFEDELNPVLKFTGAGILAMANAGPDTNGSQFFFTLGPTQWLDGKHTIFGRVCQGMGVLNRIGMVETSGQDRPVDDIKIVRASVPN